A region from the Pithys albifrons albifrons isolate INPA30051 chromosome Z, PitAlb_v1, whole genome shotgun sequence genome encodes:
- the ISOC1 gene encoding isochorismatase domain-containing protein 1 isoform X1, protein MAAAEPGAAPGGGSVPVLFCFSVFARPSSVPHGAGYELLIQKFLSLYGDQIDMHRKFVVQLFAEEWSQYIDLPKGFVVNERCKVRLVPLQIQITTLGNLTPSSTVFFCCDMQERFRLAIKYFGDIISVGQRLLQGARLLGIPVIVTEQYPKGLGSTVQEIDLTGAKLVLPKTKFSMVLPEVEAALAEIPGVRSIVLFGVETHVCIQQTALELIGRGLEVHIVADATSSRSMMDRMFALERLARTGIIVTTSEAILLQLVADKEHPKFKEIQNLIKASAPESGLLSKV, encoded by the exons ATGGCGGCGGCGGAGCCGGGCGCTGCTCCGGGCGGCGGCTCCGTGCCCGTCCTCTTCTGCTTCTCGGTCTTCGCGCGGCCCTCCAGCGTGCCCCACGGCGCCGGGTACGAGCTGCTGATCCAGAAGTTCCTCAGCCTGTACGGGGACCAGATAGACATGCACCGCAAGTTCGTGGTGCAGCTCTTCGCCGAGGAGTGGAGCCAGTACATCGACCTGCCAAAGGGCTTCGTGGTCAACGAGCGCTGCAAGGTGCGCTTGGTCCCGCTGCAGATCCAG attACTACTTTGGGCAACCTGACACCCTCAagcactgtttttttctgttgtgatATGCAAGAGCGATTCCGGCTTGCCATCAAATACTTTGGTGATATCATCAGCGTAGGTCAACGACTG CTCCAAGGTGCACGGCTCTTAGGAATTCCAGTTATTGTAACTGAACAGTATCCCAAAGGTCTTGGCAGCACTGTGCAAGAAATTGATTTAACAGGAGCTAAACTTGTGCTTCCCAAGACAAAATTTTCTATGGTGTTGCCAGAAGTTGAAGCAGCATTAGCAGAGATCCCTGGAGTCCGCAGCATTGTTCTCTTTGGAGTAGAA ACTCATGTCTGCATCCAGCAAACAGCATTGGAATTGATTGGCAGAGGTCTGGAAGTTCATATTGTAGCTGATGCCACCTCATCAAGAAGTATGATGGACAGAATGTTTGCTCTGGAG cgTCTTGCTCGTACTGGAATTATAGTTACTACTAGTGAAGCGATATTGCTGCAGCTGGTAGCTGACAAAGAACATCCAAAATTCAAAGAAATCCAAAATCTCATTAAGGCAAGTGCCCCTGAGTCAGGGCTTCTATCCAAAGTGTAA
- the ISOC1 gene encoding isochorismatase domain-containing protein 1 isoform X2 — translation MAAAEPGAAPGGGSVPVLFCFSVFARPSSVPHGAGYELLIQKFLSLYGDQIDMHRKFVVQLFAEEWSQYIDLPKGFVVNERCKVRLVPLQIQITTLGNLTPSSTVFFCCDMQERFRLAIKYFGDIISVGQRLLQGARLLGIPVIVTEQYPKGLGSTVQEIDLTGAKLVLPKTKFSMVLPEVEAALAEIPGVRSIVLFGVETHVCIQQTALELIGRGLEVHIVADATSSRSMMDRMFALEANKK, via the exons ATGGCGGCGGCGGAGCCGGGCGCTGCTCCGGGCGGCGGCTCCGTGCCCGTCCTCTTCTGCTTCTCGGTCTTCGCGCGGCCCTCCAGCGTGCCCCACGGCGCCGGGTACGAGCTGCTGATCCAGAAGTTCCTCAGCCTGTACGGGGACCAGATAGACATGCACCGCAAGTTCGTGGTGCAGCTCTTCGCCGAGGAGTGGAGCCAGTACATCGACCTGCCAAAGGGCTTCGTGGTCAACGAGCGCTGCAAGGTGCGCTTGGTCCCGCTGCAGATCCAG attACTACTTTGGGCAACCTGACACCCTCAagcactgtttttttctgttgtgatATGCAAGAGCGATTCCGGCTTGCCATCAAATACTTTGGTGATATCATCAGCGTAGGTCAACGACTG CTCCAAGGTGCACGGCTCTTAGGAATTCCAGTTATTGTAACTGAACAGTATCCCAAAGGTCTTGGCAGCACTGTGCAAGAAATTGATTTAACAGGAGCTAAACTTGTGCTTCCCAAGACAAAATTTTCTATGGTGTTGCCAGAAGTTGAAGCAGCATTAGCAGAGATCCCTGGAGTCCGCAGCATTGTTCTCTTTGGAGTAGAA ACTCATGTCTGCATCCAGCAAACAGCATTGGAATTGATTGGCAGAGGTCTGGAAGTTCATATTGTAGCTGATGCCACCTCATCAAGAAGTATGATGGACAGAATGTTTGCTCTGGAG GCTAATAAAAAGTGA